Proteins co-encoded in one Halorussus sp. MSC15.2 genomic window:
- a CDS encoding twin-arginine translocation signal domain-containing protein, with the protein MTEDDTLIEELTGESSRRTFMKSGALASGGLALGMSGTGTVAAQQDGGGNQKRGLMPQDQYYPSAQFTVRSKPLPWAPVYDENQDNFLNEENQGLLFQNPAIFRNMNTRVVEWNFAVQNWGLLFIPNDVAVEQGQTYQTSPVFGVFGPEDFGEFGIDAGVQDEAFVGADENAALDEGGNELGLLTIQFSAVQDGGGGQQGGGGNQTDGNETDGNATDAEN; encoded by the coding sequence ATGACCGAAGACGACACTCTCATCGAGGAACTCACGGGCGAATCGTCGCGCAGAACGTTCATGAAGTCGGGCGCACTCGCGTCGGGCGGACTCGCGCTAGGAATGTCCGGCACAGGCACCGTCGCCGCCCAACAGGACGGCGGTGGGAACCAGAAACGGGGACTGATGCCCCAGGACCAGTACTACCCGTCTGCACAGTTCACGGTCCGGTCGAAGCCGCTCCCCTGGGCGCCGGTGTACGACGAGAACCAGGACAATTTCCTGAACGAGGAGAATCAGGGACTGCTGTTCCAGAATCCGGCCATCTTCCGGAACATGAACACCAGAGTCGTCGAGTGGAACTTCGCCGTCCAGAACTGGGGCCTGCTGTTCATCCCGAACGACGTCGCCGTCGAACAGGGCCAGACGTACCAGACCAGTCCCGTCTTCGGCGTGTTCGGACCCGAGGACTTCGGCGAGTTCGGTATCGACGCGGGCGTCCAAGACGAGGCGTTCGTCGGTGCGGACGAGAACGCGGCCCTCGACGAAGGCGGGAACGAACTCGGTCTCCTCACCATCCAGTTCTCGGCGGTGCAAGATGGTGGCGGTGGCCAGCAGGGCGGTGGCGGTAACCAGACTGACGGCAACGAGACGGACGGTAACGCGACCGACGCCGAGAACTGA
- a CDS encoding metal-dependent hydrolase, translated as MYPTGHYGVALLFAVPFVVLLGRKSGTVFTTFVLFVALLPDLDLHIPGVIHHGVTHTFLFAVVGGLAVSAITAAVFLVYVALTGPPRSSRLTTRRVFVWATTGAFLGIASHVVADVLVLLPGREPVSPFWPVFRRKIRIEAVPLGAPVRNLVMLALGLGTHALVFYYE; from the coding sequence ATGTATCCAACCGGTCACTACGGCGTCGCGCTGCTGTTCGCCGTCCCGTTCGTGGTCCTGCTCGGTCGAAAATCCGGAACGGTGTTCACCACGTTCGTCCTCTTCGTGGCCCTGCTCCCCGACCTCGACTTGCATATTCCGGGGGTAATCCACCACGGGGTGACCCACACGTTCCTGTTCGCCGTCGTCGGTGGACTCGCCGTCAGTGCGATTACCGCCGCGGTGTTCCTCGTTTACGTCGCGCTGACGGGTCCGCCTCGGTCGTCGCGACTCACGACGCGGCGCGTGTTCGTCTGGGCGACCACCGGCGCGTTCCTCGGCATCGCCAGCCACGTCGTCGCCGACGTGCTCGTCCTGCTTCCCGGTAGGGAACCCGTGAGTCCGTTCTGGCCGGTGTTCCGTCGGAAAATTCGCATCGAGGCCGTCCCGCTCGGCGCTCCCGTCCGGAATCTCGTCATGCTGGCGCTCGGTCTCGGTACCCACGCACTCGTCTTTTATTACGAATAG
- a CDS encoding CDP-2,3-bis-(O-geranylgeranyl)-sn-glycerol synthase, giving the protein MGVFDIVAVALWAMLPAYVPNNAAVLAGGGRPIDGGRTWNGRRLLGDGKTWRGTAAGIAAGAALALVLNAVEPTVSDLLGVGLPTFPLAVVVALPAGAMLGDIAASFVKRRTGRQRGASFPGVDQLDFVAFAFLLSFLAAPDWFGDVFTLPVLAVVLVVTPLLHLVTNAIAYALGLKDEPW; this is encoded by the coding sequence ATGGGCGTCTTCGATATCGTCGCGGTCGCGCTGTGGGCGATGTTGCCCGCCTACGTCCCGAACAACGCAGCGGTGCTGGCGGGCGGCGGGAGACCCATCGACGGCGGGCGAACGTGGAACGGGCGGCGACTGCTCGGCGACGGGAAGACGTGGCGGGGCACCGCGGCCGGAATCGCCGCGGGCGCGGCGCTGGCGCTGGTCCTCAACGCCGTCGAACCGACCGTCTCGGACCTGCTCGGCGTCGGCCTGCCGACGTTCCCGCTCGCAGTGGTGGTCGCGCTCCCGGCGGGCGCGATGCTCGGCGACATCGCCGCCTCGTTCGTCAAGCGCCGGACCGGCCGCCAGCGCGGTGCGTCGTTCCCCGGCGTGGACCAACTCGACTTCGTGGCGTTCGCGTTCCTGCTCTCGTTTCTGGCCGCGCCGGACTGGTTCGGCGACGTGTTCACGCTCCCGGTGCTGGCGGTGGTCCTCGTCGTGACGCCGCTGCTGCATCTGGTGACGAACGCCATCGCCTACGCGCTCGGCCTGAAAGACGAACCGTGGTAA
- a CDS encoding DoxX family protein, giving the protein MAVETVSSVAFLVGRVLFGGVLAFMGLNHFLQADQMSGYAEAKGAPAPTLSVYASGALLVGGGLSILLGVFPLVGAAALVAFLVVATPLFHDFWSVEDPQQQQQEMTDFLKNVALVGGALVLLAISGGSWPFSVGL; this is encoded by the coding sequence ATGGCTGTCGAAACCGTCAGTTCCGTCGCGTTCCTCGTCGGTCGGGTCCTCTTCGGCGGCGTCCTCGCGTTCATGGGTCTGAACCACTTCCTGCAAGCGGACCAGATGTCGGGGTACGCCGAGGCGAAGGGCGCACCCGCACCGACCCTCTCGGTGTACGCTTCGGGCGCTCTCCTCGTCGGCGGCGGACTCTCCATCCTCCTCGGAGTCTTCCCGCTCGTCGGCGCGGCCGCGCTCGTCGCGTTCCTCGTGGTCGCCACGCCGTTGTTCCACGACTTCTGGTCGGTCGAGGACCCCCAACAGCAACAGCAGGAGATGACCGACTTCCTGAAGAACGTCGCACTCGTCGGCGGGGCGCTGGTCCTGCTGGCTATCAGCGGCGGGTCGTGGCCGTTTTCGGTCGGTCTCTGA
- a CDS encoding helix-turn-helix domain-containing protein, with the protein MSSIRTKSDSVEEKNSDACPMVEAIEQIGSQWRLVVLSDLHGEGEKRFNELERSTGASSRTLSRVLDDLEEAELVNRRVEDRPIATYYSLTEKSRGLCPVFDELEGWADEWLDVPQTDD; encoded by the coding sequence ATGTCGTCCATCCGTACCAAATCTGACAGTGTCGAGGAGAAGAACAGCGACGCGTGCCCGATGGTGGAGGCCATCGAGCAAATCGGTTCGCAGTGGCGACTCGTCGTACTCTCCGACCTGCACGGCGAAGGCGAGAAGCGGTTCAACGAACTCGAACGCTCGACCGGCGCGAGTTCCCGGACGCTCTCGCGGGTCCTCGACGATTTGGAGGAGGCCGAACTCGTGAACCGCCGCGTCGAGGACAGGCCCATCGCCACCTACTACAGTCTGACCGAGAAGAGCCGCGGTCTCTGCCCGGTCTTCGACGAACTCGAAGGCTGGGCCGACGAGTGGCTCGACGTCCCGCAGACCGACGACTGA
- the pyrE gene encoding orotate phosphoribosyltransferase translates to MTNEELIAALRDADAVKYGEFELSHGGTSDYYVDKYLFETDPHCLELIARAFAERVGEKKLAGVALGGVPLVAVTSVETGNPYVIARKQQKDYGTANLVEGRLTEGEEVVVLEDIATTGQSAADAVEALRDAGATVNRVLVVVDREEGATENLAEYDVELESLLTATELLDAE, encoded by the coding sequence ATGACGAACGAGGAACTCATCGCGGCGCTCCGGGACGCGGACGCGGTCAAGTACGGCGAGTTCGAACTCTCCCACGGCGGCACGAGCGACTACTACGTGGACAAGTACCTCTTCGAGACCGACCCCCACTGTCTCGAACTGATAGCTCGCGCGTTCGCCGAGCGGGTCGGCGAGAAGAAACTCGCGGGCGTCGCGCTCGGCGGGGTCCCGCTCGTCGCAGTCACCAGCGTCGAGACCGGCAACCCCTACGTCATCGCCCGGAAACAGCAGAAGGACTACGGCACGGCCAATCTCGTCGAGGGGCGACTGACCGAGGGCGAGGAGGTCGTCGTCCTCGAAGACATCGCGACGACCGGTCAGAGCGCCGCCGACGCCGTGGAGGCCCTTCGAGACGCGGGCGCGACGGTGAACCGCGTCCTCGTCGTGGTGGACCGCGAGGAGGGCGCGACCGAGAATCTCGCGGAGTACGACGTGGAACTCGAATCGCTGCTGACCGCGACCGAACTGCTCGACGCCGAATAG
- a CDS encoding phosphoribosyltransferase family protein, translating into MNRAEKATLQLQAVAVLRMLKETRTYDELAEVTGLPAGDLNRYVNGHVLPSVDRARDIVGGVGRDELAAELEARIRVDEEGYVDNSDVVFDQSFLDLVAPVAAETFDFERPDVVLTAATDGITLGAAMAGYFDARVAYAKKSKETAVEEFIESRQRLQSGIELTYYLPASSIGSGETVLVVDDLIRSGETQELLLDIVDRADARVGGVFALIAAGDEGLDRAKGRTDAPVGALTTFEE; encoded by the coding sequence ATGAACCGCGCAGAGAAGGCGACCCTCCAATTGCAGGCGGTCGCCGTGCTACGGATGCTGAAGGAGACCCGGACCTACGACGAACTCGCCGAGGTGACGGGGCTTCCGGCGGGCGACCTGAACCGCTACGTCAACGGTCACGTCCTACCGAGCGTCGATAGGGCGCGAGACATCGTCGGCGGCGTCGGCCGGGACGAACTCGCCGCGGAACTGGAGGCCCGAATTCGGGTGGACGAGGAAGGCTACGTGGACAACTCCGACGTGGTCTTCGACCAGTCGTTCCTCGACCTCGTTGCCCCCGTCGCCGCAGAGACGTTCGACTTCGAACGGCCCGACGTGGTGTTGACCGCTGCCACCGACGGCATCACCCTCGGCGCGGCGATGGCGGGGTACTTCGACGCCCGCGTCGCCTACGCCAAGAAGTCCAAGGAGACCGCGGTCGAGGAGTTCATCGAGTCGCGCCAGCGCCTTCAGTCGGGCATCGAACTTACGTACTACCTCCCGGCGTCCTCCATCGGTTCGGGAGAGACCGTGTTGGTCGTGGACGACCTCATCCGGTCGGGCGAGACTCAAGAACTACTGCTCGACATCGTGGACCGCGCGGACGCCCGCGTGGGTGGGGTTTTCGCCCTCATCGCGGCCGGAGACGAGGGACTGGACCGCGCGAAGGGTCGGACCGACGCCCCGGTCGGGGCGCTGACGACGTTCGAGGAGTAG
- a CDS encoding NCS2 family permease, with protein MGIEETSDSRSDSGDSGALAEYFGFEEHGTDLRTEILAGLTTFLTMSYIVVVNPAILSEAIQPAGVGPGRTFQMLAVVTLISAAVATLTMAFYANRPFAQAPGLGLNAFFAFTVVGALGVPWQTALAAVVVEGIVFIALTAVGAREYIIKLFPEPVKLAVGAGIGLFLAIIGLEEMRVVAGDASTFLTFNPVFASDPVAIVSVVGLFVTLALYARGLRGSIVLGIILTSLMGYAASALGYSAFPADQAPPGVTLKGPIALAPSVSATYDAAAYNIAPLAGAFITGLQNIESFSFALVVFTFFFVDFFDTAGTLTGVSQAAGFLDEDGNLPDIDRPLMADAVGTTVGGMLGTSTVTTYIESSTGVEEGGRTGMTALVVGLLFLASLAVVPLATAVPTYASHLVLVVIGVVMLRNVVEIAWDDLTYAIPAGMTILIMPFTFSIAYGIAAGIVSYPIVKLAAGEAEDTRPGHWVLAAAFVVYFFVRTSGLLQGNV; from the coding sequence ATGGGGATTGAAGAAACAAGCGACTCCCGCTCCGACTCGGGCGACTCCGGCGCGCTCGCGGAGTACTTCGGCTTCGAAGAACACGGTACAGACCTTCGGACGGAGATTCTGGCGGGCCTGACGACATTCCTGACGATGAGTTACATCGTCGTGGTCAACCCGGCCATCCTCTCGGAGGCGATTCAACCGGCAGGTGTCGGTCCCGGCCGGACGTTCCAGATGCTCGCGGTCGTGACGCTCATCTCGGCGGCGGTAGCGACGCTGACGATGGCGTTCTACGCGAACCGGCCGTTCGCGCAAGCGCCGGGACTCGGACTGAACGCCTTCTTCGCGTTCACGGTCGTCGGCGCGCTCGGCGTCCCGTGGCAGACCGCGCTCGCCGCGGTCGTGGTCGAGGGCATCGTCTTCATCGCCTTGACCGCAGTCGGGGCGCGCGAGTACATCATCAAACTCTTTCCCGAACCCGTGAAACTCGCGGTCGGTGCGGGTATCGGACTCTTCCTCGCCATCATCGGACTCGAAGAGATGCGCGTCGTGGCGGGCGACGCCTCGACGTTCCTCACCTTCAACCCGGTGTTCGCGTCCGACCCGGTGGCCATCGTCTCGGTCGTCGGACTGTTCGTCACGCTCGCACTCTACGCCCGCGGTCTCCGCGGGTCTATCGTCCTCGGTATCATCCTGACCAGTCTCATGGGCTACGCCGCGAGCGCGCTCGGTTACTCGGCGTTCCCCGCCGACCAAGCCCCGCCCGGGGTCACGCTCAAGGGTCCGATAGCGCTCGCACCGAGCGTCTCGGCGACCTACGACGCCGCGGCCTACAACATCGCGCCGTTGGCGGGCGCGTTCATCACGGGACTCCAGAACATCGAGAGTTTCTCGTTCGCGCTGGTCGTCTTCACGTTCTTCTTCGTGGACTTCTTCGACACCGCGGGCACCCTCACGGGCGTCTCGCAGGCCGCGGGCTTCCTCGACGAAGACGGCAACCTCCCTGACATCGACAGACCCCTGATGGCCGACGCGGTCGGCACCACGGTCGGCGGGATGCTCGGGACCTCGACGGTCACGACCTACATCGAATCCTCGACCGGCGTCGAAGAGGGCGGCCGCACCGGCATGACCGCGCTCGTGGTCGGCCTGCTCTTCCTCGCCTCGCTGGCGGTGGTCCCGCTCGCGACCGCCGTGCCGACCTACGCGTCACACCTCGTGCTGGTCGTCATCGGCGTCGTGATGCTACGGAACGTGGTCGAAATCGCGTGGGACGACCTGACGTACGCCATCCCCGCGGGTATGACCATCTTGATTATGCCGTTCACGTTCTCCATCGCGTACGGCATCGCCGCGGGCATCGTCTCCTACCCCATCGTCAAACTCGCCGCGGGTGAAGCCGAGGATACCCGACCCGGCCACTGGGTGCTGGCGGCTGCGTTCGTCGTCTACTTCTTCGTCCGGACGAGCGGGCTACTCCAAGGGAACGTCTGA
- a CDS encoding arylsulfotransferase family protein, translating to MNLPSRPIPRRWLVRGAVALVVLALVAPAAISGATYLVTTDDPTNLRASVDDPANGTTVISIQGFHFQGMANANKPARLVAVGPRGGVKWVHNGSGFDARWFYDVDPLENRNLLVTATTPNATLVYELNPETQERVWTERLPIHDTHDVDRINGDQLLVANMRAPDRDDRIFVYNTTTDETVWEWRFENHGYSKSGGGGANDWTHVNDVDKIGEGEYLVSPRNFDQVIVVNRSTDSVTMRLGSDGDHATLYEQHNPQYLESENGTPTVLVADSENDRVVEYARNDSGGWTRTWSVGTRGLNWPRDADRLPNGNTLVTDTMHHRVFETTPTGEVVWEFHAPWAPYDAERITYGDEPGGPTARDMGETGEYNLSGSGLKVGGDTKTVSFWLAEAFDGTPVDGQADDFARLWAHVTPWIRPVWMTSWEFLGAILAGGVVLAWGLGEAVYQRRRIRSGVSGFASRVRRVTE from the coding sequence ATGAATCTCCCCAGTCGTCCGATTCCCCGCCGGTGGTTGGTCCGAGGCGCGGTCGCGCTCGTCGTCCTCGCGCTGGTCGCGCCCGCGGCGATTTCGGGCGCGACGTACCTCGTGACGACCGACGACCCGACGAACCTCCGGGCGTCGGTGGACGACCCAGCGAACGGCACGACCGTCATCTCGATTCAGGGGTTCCACTTTCAAGGGATGGCCAACGCCAACAAGCCGGCGCGCCTCGTCGCGGTCGGTCCCCGCGGGGGCGTGAAGTGGGTCCACAACGGGTCGGGGTTCGACGCGCGGTGGTTCTACGACGTGGACCCACTGGAAAACCGCAACCTGCTCGTGACCGCGACGACGCCGAACGCGACGCTCGTCTACGAACTGAACCCCGAGACCCAAGAGCGCGTCTGGACCGAGCGCCTCCCCATCCACGACACCCACGACGTGGACCGAATCAACGGCGACCAGTTGCTCGTCGCCAACATGCGCGCCCCCGACCGCGACGACCGCATCTTCGTCTACAACACGACGACCGACGAGACCGTCTGGGAGTGGCGGTTCGAGAATCACGGCTACTCCAAGTCGGGCGGCGGCGGCGCGAACGACTGGACCCACGTCAACGACGTGGACAAAATCGGCGAGGGCGAGTATCTGGTCTCGCCGCGGAACTTCGACCAAGTAATCGTCGTGAACCGCTCGACGGACAGCGTCACGATGCGACTGGGCAGCGACGGCGACCACGCCACCCTGTACGAACAGCACAACCCCCAGTACCTCGAAAGCGAGAACGGGACGCCCACGGTCCTCGTGGCCGACAGCGAGAACGACCGCGTCGTGGAGTACGCGCGAAACGACTCCGGCGGGTGGACTCGAACGTGGAGCGTCGGGACGAGAGGTCTCAACTGGCCGCGGGACGCCGACCGCCTGCCGAACGGCAACACGCTGGTCACTGACACCATGCACCACCGAGTCTTCGAGACGACGCCGACCGGCGAAGTCGTCTGGGAGTTCCACGCGCCGTGGGCACCCTACGACGCCGAGCGCATCACCTACGGCGACGAACCGGGCGGCCCGACCGCGCGCGACATGGGAGAGACGGGCGAGTACAACCTCAGCGGAAGCGGTCTGAAGGTCGGGGGCGACACCAAGACGGTGTCGTTCTGGCTGGCCGAGGCGTTCGACGGGACGCCGGTGGACGGGCAGGCAGACGACTTCGCCCGCCTCTGGGCGCACGTCACGCCGTGGATTCGGCCCGTCTGGATGACCAGTTGGGAGTTCCTCGGCGCGATTCTGGCAGGTGGAGTGGTTCTCGCGTGGGGTCTCGGCGAGGCGGTGTACCAGCGGCGGCGCATTCGGAGCGGGGTTTCCGGGTTCGCCAGTCGAGTCCGGCGAGTGACCGAGTGA
- a CDS encoding glutathione S-transferase N-terminal domain-containing protein produces the protein MANLELYELDGCPYCAKVVDKLDELDLDYESHMVPSAHSERDEVEEVSGQTGVPVLVDKENGVEGMPESDDIVEYLDEEYGSGAA, from the coding sequence ATGGCGAACCTCGAACTGTACGAACTCGACGGCTGTCCGTACTGCGCAAAAGTCGTAGACAAACTCGACGAACTCGACCTCGACTACGAGTCTCACATGGTTCCCTCGGCCCACTCCGAGCGCGACGAGGTCGAGGAGGTCAGCGGCCAGACGGGCGTGCCCGTGCTGGTCGATAAGGAGAACGGCGTCGAAGGGATGCCCGAGAGCGACGACATCGTGGAGTACCTCGACGAGGAGTACGGCAGCGGCGCGGCCTAA
- a CDS encoding transcriptional regulator, with translation MSRSALVGNVTAMLEDAGFLVSDRCAIRPKSFDVAARRGRDLLLLKILANVDAFDDETGLEMRRLGDYLNATPVVVGLRTRDEDLEPGVVYFRHGVPVLNPDTALELFVEGMAPLVYAAPGGLYVNIDGDVLRDEREDRDWSLGRLASELGVSRRTVSKYEDGMNATVEVALELEEMFEGDLTSPVDVLDGADEVREGDPTPEDPEPESDDERIVTVLTRAGFEVHPTIRAPFKTVSEDEDSHENVLTGHSAFTKAAEKRARIMSSIGEVARTRSVYFVDEAKRDSVDGTGLVEREELEDIDDPDELRKLIRERGEKPA, from the coding sequence ATGTCCCGGTCTGCACTGGTCGGGAACGTGACCGCGATGCTGGAAGACGCGGGGTTTCTCGTAAGCGACCGGTGCGCGATTCGACCCAAGAGCTTCGACGTGGCCGCGCGGCGCGGCCGCGACCTGCTCTTGCTGAAAATCTTGGCGAACGTAGACGCATTCGACGACGAGACAGGGCTGGAGATGCGGCGGCTCGGGGATTACCTCAACGCGACCCCCGTCGTCGTCGGTCTCCGGACCCGCGACGAGGACTTAGAGCCGGGTGTCGTTTACTTCCGACACGGCGTTCCGGTCCTGAACCCCGACACCGCGTTAGAACTGTTCGTCGAAGGAATGGCACCGCTGGTCTACGCCGCGCCCGGCGGTCTCTACGTCAACATCGACGGCGACGTACTGCGTGACGAGCGCGAGGACCGCGACTGGAGCCTCGGCCGTCTGGCCTCCGAACTCGGCGTCTCGCGGCGCACCGTCTCGAAGTACGAGGACGGTATGAACGCCACCGTGGAGGTGGCGCTCGAACTCGAAGAGATGTTCGAGGGCGACCTCACCAGCCCCGTGGACGTCCTCGACGGGGCCGACGAGGTCCGCGAGGGCGACCCGACGCCGGAGGACCCCGAACCCGAGAGCGACGACGAGCGCATCGTCACCGTGCTGACCCGCGCCGGGTTCGAGGTCCACCCGACAATTCGCGCGCCGTTCAAGACGGTCAGCGAGGACGAGGACAGCCACGAGAACGTCCTGACGGGCCACTCGGCGTTCACCAAGGCCGCCGAGAAGCGCGCCCGCATCATGTCCTCCATCGGCGAAGTCGCCCGGACGCGCTCGGTCTACTTCGTGGACGAGGCCAAGCGCGACAGCGTGGACGGCACCGGACTGGTCGAGCGCGAGGAACTGGAGGACATCGACGACCCCGACGAACTGCGGAAGCTGATTCGGGAGCGCGGCGAGAAACCGGCCTGA
- a CDS encoding tRNA(Ile)(2)-agmatinylcytidine synthase, translating into MTVIGVDDTDSRERGMCTTYLAARIGERVAESAEVERKLLVRLNPAVEHKTRGNAALAVHTDADPDEAFEIAREEVATVAETDDPRTNPGLVVAPGDPADVPESVAEFARDAVRDHLAVEAAEERIETAGYRAAGWKMGRGKIGALAAVGAWSAFGGPGDASGGPDAASGDPGGDWTYECISYRDPERVGTPREVDAESVFEAATAAYPEAWDTVDRETGELVCVPHTPGPILHGVRGDDPEVVREVAAAIESESVSRRALFVTNQGTDAHLRDGDLSAVEDGRAYRVTGTVAEEPETRRGGHVFLSLESRGETLRCAAFEPTKRFRDRVRDLRPGDRITACGEVSDGTLKLEKFAARDLNATELVTPDCPDCGRSMESAGAGQGYRCRDCKTRADGKVEREVERELEEGWYEVPPEARRHIAKPLVRGGFDAPIHPEK; encoded by the coding sequence GTGACAGTCATCGGCGTCGACGACACGGATTCGCGGGAGCGCGGGATGTGTACGACCTACCTCGCGGCCCGAATCGGCGAGCGCGTCGCGGAGTCCGCCGAGGTGGAGCGTAAGCTACTGGTACGGCTCAACCCAGCCGTCGAACACAAGACGCGCGGGAACGCCGCGCTCGCCGTCCACACCGACGCCGACCCGGACGAGGCCTTCGAAATCGCCCGCGAGGAGGTCGCCACCGTCGCCGAGACCGACGACCCGAGGACGAACCCCGGACTCGTCGTCGCGCCGGGCGACCCGGCCGACGTTCCGGAATCGGTCGCCGAGTTCGCCCGCGACGCGGTCCGGGACCACCTCGCGGTCGAGGCCGCCGAGGAGCGAATCGAAACCGCAGGTTACCGCGCCGCCGGGTGGAAGATGGGCCGCGGGAAAATCGGTGCCTTGGCGGCGGTCGGCGCGTGGTCGGCCTTCGGCGGACCGGGTGATGCGAGTGGCGGCCCCGACGCCGCGAGTGGCGACCCGGGCGGCGACTGGACCTACGAGTGCATCTCTTACCGCGACCCCGAACGCGTCGGGACGCCGCGCGAGGTGGACGCCGAATCTGTCTTCGAGGCCGCGACGGCAGCTTACCCCGAGGCGTGGGACACCGTGGACCGCGAGACCGGCGAACTCGTCTGCGTCCCGCACACGCCCGGTCCCATCCTCCACGGCGTCCGGGGCGACGACCCCGAGGTCGTGCGCGAGGTCGCCGCGGCCATCGAGAGCGAATCGGTGTCGCGGCGGGCGCTGTTCGTGACGAATCAGGGAACCGACGCACACCTCCGGGACGGCGACCTCTCGGCGGTCGAGGACGGCCGGGCCTACCGCGTGACGGGGACGGTCGCCGAGGAACCCGAGACCCGGCGCGGCGGTCACGTCTTCCTCTCGCTCGAAAGCAGGGGAGAGACCTTGAGATGCGCCGCCTTCGAACCGACCAAGCGCTTCCGCGACCGGGTGCGCGACCTCCGACCCGGCGACCGAATCACGGCCTGCGGAGAGGTGTCGGACGGGACCCTCAAACTGGAGAAGTTCGCCGCGCGCGACCTGAACGCCACCGAACTCGTCACGCCGGACTGCCCGGACTGCGGCCGGTCGATGGAGAGCGCCGGGGCCGGACAGGGCTACCGGTGTCGGGACTGTAAGACGAGGGCGGACGGGAAAGTCGAGCGCGAGGTAGAGCGGGAGTTAGAGGAGGGGTGGTACGAGGTGCCCCCGGAGGCGCGGCGGCACATCGCCAAACCGCTGGTTCGGGGCGGGTTTGACGCGCCGATTCACCCCGAGAAGTAG
- a CDS encoding NUDIX hydrolase translates to MTTYPANFCPYCGADLTGREIEGRERQFCPDCERVVWRNPVPTAGVAVVGAEGVLLTERAVEPGIGEWTVSGGHLELAESPREGAARELREETGVRVAPEDLTLLDTFSAAPFEGKRVVSVGFGVRRADTAGDPHPGPEVSAVEWFTPESFGDGGEVFHPPHGQRFEKAWRQFE, encoded by the coding sequence GTGACGACCTATCCAGCGAACTTCTGCCCGTACTGCGGCGCGGACCTGACCGGGCGCGAAATTGAGGGCCGCGAACGCCAGTTCTGCCCTGACTGTGAGCGCGTCGTCTGGCGGAATCCGGTTCCGACCGCCGGAGTCGCAGTCGTCGGCGCGGAGGGCGTGTTGCTGACCGAGCGCGCGGTGGAACCGGGAATCGGGGAGTGGACCGTCTCCGGCGGTCACCTCGAACTGGCGGAGTCGCCGCGGGAGGGCGCGGCCCGCGAACTCCGCGAGGAGACCGGCGTCCGCGTCGCTCCCGAGGACCTGACACTGCTCGACACGTTCTCGGCCGCGCCGTTCGAGGGCAAGCGCGTCGTCTCCGTCGGGTTCGGGGTTCGGCGAGCGGACACCGCGGGCGACCCCCACCCGGGGCCGGAGGTCTCGGCCGTCGAGTGGTTCACGCCGGAGTCGTTCGGCGACGGCGGCGAGGTGTTCCACCCGCCCCACGGCCAGCGCTTCGAGAAGGCCTGGCGGCAGTTCGAGTAG